The DNA segment CGAAAAATCAGGGTTGACGCATTCCATGGGCTCGAACGTGCCTTCCAACACAGCAAGGACTTCGCCAAGGTTGATTTCTTCGGGTGCGCGCGCCAGCATATGCCCGCCGGCCGGCCCGCGGATACTGCGTATCAGCCCCGCGCGGCGCAAAAGCAGCAAAATCTGGTCCAGATAGTTTTCGGGCACATGCTGGGCGGCGGCAATCACCGCGCTGGGCACAGGCCCTTCGCCATAGCGTTGGGCTAATTCCAGCAACGCACGAATACCGTATTCCCCTTTAGTTGTAATACGCATGGGGCGCACTCCATTTGCTTTGGCGCTTTGATTGTTAGGTGATGAAAGCATAG comes from the Ardenticatena maritima genome and includes:
- a CDS encoding RrF2 family transcriptional regulator; protein product: MRITTKGEYGIRALLELAQRYGEGPVPSAVIAAAQHVPENYLDQILLLLRRAGLIRSIRGPAGGHMLARAPEEINLGEVLAVLEGTFEPMECVNPDFSDCMLLESCTIRRVWRELKHVTDEVLYSTTLAHLVEQSQPRTEQLIYFI